A region from the Actinomycetota bacterium genome encodes:
- a CDS encoding P-loop NTPase fold protein translates to MWADNETRIDLLGFDFLVDELLIILRDPRLLPVTVGVAGDWGSGKSSLIGMAEEALAAEEKFLTVSFSPWRFEDYEDVKTALMASVIGAVQERAQTDVTFADKAGKRLGEMVRRVNMLGAAKLLGRLALLSHGADVPPEMAALSDAQLLKPAPVEEEDETEAPDRLHSIAEFRTEFEALMADLDDLQALVVFIDDLDRCLPDSIVDTFEAIRLFLHVPKTAYVIAADQRIVQAAIEARYPVNREGDETLGVDYLEKIIQISVNIPPLSEPEAETYINLLLAELYLDAGPLERLQAAAQERRKSEQLTVVMNWGIAREILDSPPDGLEAAFALANQISPVLARGLRGNPRQLKRFLNILSVRRRAAGGRGIELDPAVLSKLMILEQLHLKDFAQLFAWQIDQHGKPVELKQAESLAATDKKPKGMSDEAATWAAQLHIGPWLRLEPALADVDLAPYFYFSRDRLSPAAPAARLPAALQELLGRLEHAVAATRRTAIEEGVDLGAAEMVQVFDVLLERGSRDPRGHALDSAIEIAARKTELVGRLASALDELPPASVPLQLPAKLVAAIDPRPPELTKLLERWGTSGSGGLKRAAAEALGGGR, encoded by the coding sequence ATGTGGGCTGACAACGAGACTCGGATCGATCTGCTCGGCTTCGACTTCCTGGTCGACGAGCTGCTGATCATCCTGCGCGACCCGCGCCTCCTGCCGGTCACCGTTGGCGTGGCCGGTGACTGGGGCTCCGGCAAGAGCAGCTTAATCGGTATGGCCGAGGAGGCCCTGGCCGCGGAAGAGAAGTTCCTGACCGTCTCGTTCAGCCCCTGGCGCTTTGAGGACTACGAGGACGTGAAGACTGCGCTCATGGCGTCGGTCATCGGCGCGGTGCAGGAGCGGGCGCAGACCGACGTGACCTTCGCCGACAAGGCCGGCAAGCGGCTCGGCGAGATGGTGCGGCGGGTGAACATGCTCGGGGCGGCGAAGCTCCTCGGGCGGCTGGCGTTGCTCTCTCACGGCGCGGACGTGCCGCCGGAGATGGCGGCCTTGTCGGACGCCCAGCTGCTGAAGCCGGCGCCGGTCGAGGAGGAGGACGAGACAGAGGCGCCCGACCGACTCCACTCGATCGCCGAGTTCCGCACCGAGTTCGAGGCGCTGATGGCCGACCTCGACGATTTGCAGGCGCTGGTCGTGTTTATTGACGACCTCGACCGCTGCCTGCCCGATTCGATCGTCGACACCTTCGAGGCGATCCGCCTCTTCCTGCACGTGCCGAAGACCGCCTACGTGATCGCCGCCGACCAACGCATCGTCCAGGCCGCGATCGAGGCCCGCTACCCGGTCAACCGCGAAGGCGACGAGACGCTCGGCGTCGACTACCTGGAGAAGATCATCCAGATCTCGGTCAACATCCCGCCGCTTTCGGAGCCGGAGGCCGAGACGTACATCAACCTGCTCCTGGCCGAGCTCTATCTCGACGCCGGACCGCTCGAGCGCCTGCAAGCCGCGGCACAGGAGCGCCGGAAGAGCGAGCAGTTGACGGTGGTCATGAACTGGGGCATCGCGCGCGAGATCCTCGACTCGCCGCCCGACGGCCTCGAGGCGGCGTTCGCGCTCGCGAACCAGATCTCGCCGGTCCTCGCACGCGGCCTGCGCGGGAACCCGCGCCAGCTGAAGCGGTTCCTGAACATCTTGAGCGTCCGCCGTCGCGCCGCAGGCGGGCGAGGGATCGAGCTCGACCCCGCGGTCTTGTCCAAGCTGATGATCCTCGAGCAGCTGCACCTGAAGGACTTCGCACAGCTGTTCGCGTGGCAGATCGACCAGCACGGAAAGCCCGTCGAGCTGAAGCAGGCCGAGTCGCTCGCCGCGACCGACAAGAAGCCGAAGGGCATGAGCGACGAGGCGGCGACGTGGGCGGCACAGCTTCACATCGGCCCCTGGCTTCGGCTCGAACCGGCGCTCGCCGATGTCGACCTCGCACCGTACTTCTACTTCTCGCGCGACCGCCTCTCGCCGGCAGCGCCCGCAGCGCGGCTGCCGGCGGCGCTGCAAGAGCTGCTCGGACGCCTCGAGCACGCCGTCGCAGCGACGCGGCGGACGGCGATCGAGGAGGGCGTCGACCTCGGCGCCGCCGAGATGGTGCAGGTGTTCGACGTCCTGCTCGAACGCGGCTCGCGCGATCCGCGCGGCCACGCGCTCGACAGCGCGATCGAGATCGCGGCGCGCAAGACCGAGCTCGTCGGACGACTCGCCTCGGCGCTCGACGAGCTCCCGCCGGCGAGCGTGCCCCTGCAGCTGCCGGCGAAGCTGGTCGCCGCGATCGACCCGCGTCCACCGGAGCTGACGAAGCTCCTCGAGCGGTGGGGAACGTCGGGGTCGGGTGGGCTCAAGCGCGCCGCCGCAGAAGCGCTCGGGGGCGGCCGCTGA
- a CDS encoding TIGR02391 family protein → MPHKTVPPFTAGQLEALCRELGEAMTGSQMDRLLPAASIADTSQQSTKWKRLYESLASRQNQDSNANAVCRFIKVAMAPERFGSEPERFEAHREGLNLTLGFVGLELRENGKLYPAAPTTTLTEAQERANALKAKLRERNVHPDVLAFCRAELVQRNYFHAVFEATKSVADKIRTRTGLKSDGGQLVDDAFGIKGGMPALAFNLLQSPTEESEHKGLAMLVKGMFGTFRNTTAHAPKISWPIGLEDALDLLTLASMLHRRLDAAHVTPAAPISQA, encoded by the coding sequence ATGCCTCACAAGACGGTTCCGCCCTTCACGGCCGGTCAGCTCGAAGCGCTGTGTCGCGAACTCGGCGAGGCCATGACCGGCAGTCAGATGGACCGGTTGCTGCCGGCGGCCAGCATCGCCGACACTTCGCAACAGAGCACGAAGTGGAAGCGCCTGTACGAATCGCTCGCATCTCGACAGAACCAAGACAGCAACGCCAACGCCGTCTGCCGCTTCATCAAAGTGGCGATGGCGCCGGAACGGTTTGGCAGCGAGCCGGAGCGCTTCGAGGCACACCGCGAGGGGCTCAACTTAACGCTGGGCTTCGTCGGTCTCGAACTGCGTGAGAACGGCAAGCTCTATCCGGCAGCGCCGACGACCACGCTTACCGAGGCGCAAGAGCGGGCGAACGCACTGAAGGCGAAGCTTCGCGAGCGCAACGTACATCCCGACGTACTCGCTTTCTGCCGTGCCGAGCTCGTGCAAAGGAACTACTTCCATGCTGTCTTCGAGGCGACGAAAAGCGTCGCCGACAAGATCCGCACTAGGACTGGCCTCAAGAGCGACGGCGGCCAACTCGTCGACGACGCGTTTGGCATAAAGGGTGGGATGCCGGCGTTGGCGTTCAACCTGCTCCAGTCGCCGACGGAGGAGAGCGAGCACAAGGGCCTGGCGATGTTGGTGAAAGGCATGTTCGGGACGTTCCGCAACACAACCGCTCACGCCCCGAAGATCAGCTGGCCCATCGGACTCGAGGACGCGCTGGATCTTCTGACTCTCGCCTCGATGCTTCATCGTCGCCTCGATGCGGCTCACGTCACCCCCGCCGCACCCATCAGCCAAGCCTAG